The Capricornis sumatraensis isolate serow.1 chromosome 20, serow.2, whole genome shotgun sequence genome contains the following window.
ATTTGGCCCGGGACCTGGAGAGGATTCCTGGCTCTGCGCCCTGCCCGACCGACCAAGGCGGGGGGCGCCTGCCTCCCTGGCTGCCACCACCCTCGGCCCGATGATCAGTTTTCCCTCCCGTAAAAATCAAGCTAAGTGCCCAGAGAGAATCTCCGTTGTCCCTGCCTGGGCCTGCTGTTCAGAGAGCTGTGTCTCGCGCTGCACTGGGGCTGGTGGGCCACAGGGCTTCTTGGGCGGATGGCCTTGCTTTGGCTGCTCGGTGTGGGGGTCGGAGCCTCAGGGCGGGTCCGGGAGTTGGGTGGGGGGAAGTGGGCGCTTTCTGGCCGCTTTCGCTCCATGTCCTCTCGGTAGACCCGCTTGGAGGGTGACCCTGTTGGAAGGGAGAAGCCGCGGTGCAGACGTCCTGGCCTTCGTGGGTTCCATCTGAGCCAGCCAAGGGTCCCCGCGCTCCTGTAGCTTCCTGTCATCCTCGGGCCTGAGACAGGCTCAGAATGTGTAAATCTCTCCCAATAAAGTGTCACACGGAGACTCTGTGGGATGTCTGTGGACGGTCAGCCAGGGTGGGGGGACCGCATCCCTCCAGCATTCCGCCGCGAGGTGTCACCGCCCGGGGCTCTGTGGACCTCAGCTCCCAGGCGGCTCCAGCAGCAGCGGCCCTGACGTTTGCGGGAAGGAGCAGGCACTGCCTCCGGCCACCCGGCGGCCAGGTGCGCGCCCGCCTCAGGCCCCGCCCTCGCCCGGGGCGGTCCCGGCTCGGGGGCCCTGGACACGGAAACGGATCGGCGGCCGGGCCATGGAGGAGCGCCCGCAGTGGGGCCCGGAGGCCTGGGGCTCCGTGGAGGGGCGGCCGGCACCCCGGGCGGCCAGAACAGGTCGGGGGCCTGGAGAAGGTCGGGTCCGGTCCGCCTGGCGGGGAGACGGCCTGGGGGAGGCGGAGAACGGGGACCCCGGGCAGAGGGGACCCAGGGGCCGGGACTTCGAGCTCCCGGGAGGAGTGCGCAGACCCTGAGCCTGGGAGGCGGAAAGCGCCAGCGGCGGGGGTGTCTGAGGGCTGGCAGGGGCCAGAGTCACAAACCGAATAAGAGGGGAAGGAAGTCCGGAGCCCAGCCCTCAGCCTGAGGTGGGAGCGGCCACTCTTGGGTGCTTGGTGGGCggcgggcggggaggggcggtGTCTGGGGCTGGAGGTCCAAACTCCCGGGTCTGggggggcaggaggggctgggggcctggacccCCGGGtctgaggagagaggagaggcggGGGGCCTGGACCCCCGGGTCTGAGGGGTAGGCGGGGGGCCTGGACCCCCGGGTCTGAGGGGGCCTGGACCTCCGGGTCTCAGGGGGCATGGACCCCCGGGTCTGAGGGGGTAGCGGGGGGCCTGGACCCCGGGTCTGAGGGGTAGGCGGGGGGCCTGGACCCCCGGGTCTGAGGGGTAGGCGGGGGGCCTGGACCCCCGGGTCTGAGGGGGCCTGGACCTCCGGGTCTGAGGGGGCATGGACCCCCGGGTCTGAGGGGTAGGCGGGGGGCCTGGACCCCCAGGTCTGAGGGGGCATGGACCCCCGGGTCTgaggggggaggggctggaggcctGGACCCCCGGGTCTGAGGGGGTAGCGGGGGGCCTGGACCCCGGGTCTgaggggggaggggctggaggcctGGACCACGCCCCCCCCTCCAGTCTGACGGAGGAGGGGCGGGGATCTGCACTTCCGGGCCCGGAcccccggggcgggggggggggggggcgggtgccTGGATCCCGGGCCCATCCAGCGCCCCGTCCCTGCGCAGGCCCGTCGCTGTCCTCTGTGCTGAATGAGCTGCCCAGCGCTGCCACCCTTCGGTACCGAGGCCCTGGGGTGCTGCCCTGGGGGGCTGAGGAGGCGGAGGGCGAGGAGGCATGGGGGAGCATGCAGGCCTCCGCAGACGCCGCACATCAGGAGCAGCCGGAGCCCGGCGCCTCCCGGGAACTCCCGTGGCCCATGGCGGCCAGGCGGGCACACAGGTGAGGCCCCCGCCAGGCCCGGCCTCCTCGCCGCCGGCTGGCCGCTCCGCCCCCGTCTCTGGCCGCCCGTCTGTCCCTGCCCCTCTCCCAGCCGCCCCTCTGGGTTTCCTTGCCTCCCGTCAGTGTTGGCGCTTCTCAGGCTCCAAGGAGTCCCGTCTGCAGGAGTCCTggtgctctctctctcccagctTCCGTGTCTTCTGCTGTTCCTCCCTCCAAGCCTGACTGCCTCTGTTTGAAATCTGTcgttcactttttttctttccctctgagcTTTATGTCGGCCTCTGCCTCCCGCCACTGTCATGTCTTTGTTTCCCCTGTCCTGCTACATAATTTGCAGGACGCAGTGAAAGCTGGGTCTCTTGTTCAACAGTTACTACGCATATGGCTCCGCAGTAAAAGTAAGCTGGAGGCCCTTCCGAGAACAGGGCCCTGGGCGCTCCTCAGGTGACCCTTGACACTGACCCTTGCTCCTTATATAATCTGGACACTAGTCCCGAGGTGTGGGGAGGTTCCCTCATGCCAGGCAATGCTCTGACTCCAGCTGGGTGTCCAACAACGCAGCTATCTACCTGGAGATACAACCTCATTCACATAAAAAAGACACGGTTATCACTCTCACCACTTAGGAAATTCTAGGCTTTAGGAGCCCTGTGCTAACAAGAGGAAGACCAAATAatatagttctttttattttatcttctcttaaccactggacctccagggaagtcctcccgcCCCCTGCTTTATTCGATACAGTTGACAGATAGCATCTGATAAGTGTAAGGTGTACAGTGTCACACATGCACTTATttgttgcaaaatgatcaccacagtcgTGCTAGCTAACATCTCCACCATGTCACATaattgctgtttgtttttctgtggtgagaacacttaCTCTGTGGGCAACCTTCAAGTATACAGTGCCGCACTGTGAGCTGTGATCACCGAGCTCTACTTTAGAGTCCCAGAATTCATTCATcttttaactggaagtttgtactccTTGACCAACATCAGCATTTACCTACTCTACCCCCTGGTTACCACCATCCTACTGTCTTGTGAGTTCagtttttttatttcacttcatttcattttctgactgttccgtgcagcttgtgggatttttagttccccgaccggggattgaacctccgccctcagcagtgagagcacagagtcctaaccactgcaccaccagggaactctcagttcagttcttttAGGTTCCACGTGGGATATCATACACTATGAAATATGTTTCTTATTATACGTCACAGTATCACACCTAcctttttttttatctttatgatGATATTTGCCGACAGAAAAGTGCATGAGACATCATGCAGAGGCTTACAGAGCTTTCCCAAAGCGAGGATCCAGGTAACTTCCACCTGGGGcacccccatctcctccccaGACTTCTGCAGAGGATCGCTTCCTTGCTTCTCTTCACAGCTTCGCCATCTCTGTGTGCATCCCTGAACATTTTGTGCTTGCTCTGGGTCTCTCTCAATCGACCCCTGCAGTCTGTTTCCCGTCTTATGCTTAGCGTAGgcgtgttcctttttattgctacgGAACACGCCCAGTTAGGGACGCCCGGCGGCTGGGTTGCCTCCACCTGTCAGTGGTCTCCATTCGGGGCGGCCGGGTCGCTACGGTTCTGTCTCTGACTCTGTTTCCCCCCCCCAGAGAGAGGCTTGCCAGGGACCGAGTGGCCCAGGGCGCAGGGGCCACAGGGGCCCAATGGACTCGGCTGATTCGGAGGTCCAAGGAGAAGGTGCGGGAAGGCCTGCGTTCCCTGCAGCCCTGGGCGTGGACGCTGAAGAGGATTGGGGGTACGGGGGATGGGGTTTGGGCTGGCGACTTGGGGCAGAACTGGACTCCTGGCCtgagagaggaggggctgggggcctggacctCCGGGTCCGAGGGAGGAGGGTCTGGGGTCTGGAAACCTGGGTCCGAGGGAGGTGAGGCTAGGCCCCCGGGTCTGGGGAGGAGGTGTGGGGTCTGGACCCCTGGGTCtgagggaggtggggctgggcccCCGGGTCTGGGGAGGAGGTGTGGGGCCGGGACCCCCGGGTCTGGGGAGGAGATGTGGGGTCTGGGCCCCTGGGTCTGGGGAGGAGGTGTGGGGTCTGGACCCCTGGGTCTGAGGGAGGCGGGCCAGGACCCCCGGCTCTGGGGAGGAGGTGTGGTGCTGGGCCCCCGGGTCTGGGGAGGAAGTGTGGGGCTGGGCCCCCGGGTCCGAGGGAGGTGGCCCGAGACCCCCGGGTCTGGGGAGGAGGTGTGGGGTCTGGACCCCCGGGTCCGAGGGAGGCGGGCCGGGACCCCCGGGTCTGGGGAGGAGGTGTGGGGTCTGGACCCCCGGGTCCGAGGGAGGCGGGCCGGGACCCCCGGGTCTGGGGAGGAGGTGTGGGGCTGGGCCCCCGGGTCTGGGGAGGAGGTGTGGGGTCTGGACCTCCGAGTCCGAGGGAGGCGGGCCGGGACCCCCGGGTCTGGGGAGGAGGTGTGGGGTCTGGACCCCTGGGTCTGAGGGAGGCGGGCCGGGGCCCCCGGGTCTGGGGAGGAGGTGTGGGGCTGGGACCCGGGGTCTGGGGAGGAGGTGTGGGGTCCGAGGCCGGCGGGCCAGGACCGCACTGGGAGCCGAGCCCGCGgcctctctgctgccccctgcagGACAGTTTGGCGCCGGCACCGAGTCCTACTTCTCGCTGCTGCGTTTCCTGCTGCTTCTCAACGTGCTGGCCTCGGTGATGACGGCCTGCATGGTTCTGCTGCCCACCTGGTTGGAGGGGACTCCCCCGGGTCCCCCTGCCCCGAGCGCCTCCTCGCCCTGCGGCTCCTACAACCCCGGCTCCCACGGCCTGGTCACCTTCGCCACTGAGCTTTTCAACCTGCTCTCTGGAGAGGTGCGTGCCTGGGTCCCGGGATCCTCAGGGACCCCCGACCCTGGTGGCCCGCTCCCTGAACCCCCTTGTCCTGCCTTTCCTTCCGCAGGGTTTTCTAGAATGGTCTCCTCTCTTCTACGGGTTCTACCCGCCCCGCCCACGCCTGGCCATCACCTACCTGTGCGCTGCCTTTGCCATTGGCCTCCTCTACCTGCTGCTCATCCTTCACCGGTCAGTGACGcccctgcacccagagcccctggcccGTGGCGGGGAGGAGCGGTGGGGGGAGCGCCCTCCTCCATAGGCCTGAGCCTCTCTCCGCTGCGgggtccctttctctctccttgaaTTGCAATCGGATTTTAAAATCCTTCATGACTGGCTCCAGGCCGAGGATGAAGACAGATGTCTCCCTCCTGTGACTTAGTCTAGTCGGGAGGGAAAGATATTAAACAAACAAGGAAATTAATTGCATCTTTTCTGGAGGGGAGAGTGGCTGAATAGGAAATAAACAGGGGTGATTCATTCACTCAGGGATAGATATTAACTGAGCAGATACTATGTGTCAAGCATTGTTCTAGGCATGTGGCAaaatagagcaaaaaaaaaaacaccaacagtCTGGTTGGTCCAGGTGGAGCTGACATTTTAACCGGAGAGACAAGTAACAAGCAATAGACCATAACGAGTGGGTGGACTGTATGGCATGTTAGAGGGTGATGATCCACTGCCCCGCCCCCGACCACCATCGCCTGTATTAACACTATAGCTTGCTTTTGGCCCATTTTGTTCTTTATATAAAGGAAGACTCTATATATGTTGAGACTAAAGCCCACGAGAGTCCCTAATAATTGGAAGAGGGATGTGGTGAATGATAGAAGTTAAGAACGACTCTaggtgttgggacttccctggccgtccagtggttaagactctgccttccactgcagggggtgcaggttcaacccctcgtcagggaactaaggtcctgtaTGCCGCAgggtacagccaaaaattaaacaaaataataacgAATGGctccaaaacaaacaagaaaagaatgGCACTGAGATGGGGAGGGCTGTAGAAAGAGCAGGCTTTGGGCAGGGAATATCCAGGGTGCAGTTTTGGATCAGTAGATTATGAGGGAATATTGAGTAGGCATTTGCATGTGTGGGGGCTGGGCGAAAGGCCACAGGTGGAAGCAAGGAGGGCAGGTGGGTGCACTTGGGGGTTGATGGGGGCTGGCACCGGGGGTGGTGGAggaggagtctgcactgaagttAAAAATCTGAGACTCACCAGCACTCAGGCAAGCCTGCAAGACTCCCAAAGGAAGGGACTAGGGTCAAGAAAGAAACACgacttaaaatatatgtgtgtgtgtgtgtgtgtgtgtgtgtagagagagagagagtgtgttccctgaatgccaggcactgtgctggggtcCAGGGACACCAGAGGCGGTACAGCTTATAGTCCAGTAGGGGAGATAAATTTCGAGACTGACTTAGATAAACAAGCCAATCAGCATTTGCGGTTTGGGAGCTGGTACTacacaaaaaacaaatgagaGGATTTGACAGACCAGGGATCAgcaaattttttgttttgctggTAAAAAAGGGAAGGCCAGGTGGGAGACAGTTGCATCTCTGCAGGTCACGTGGTCTCCGTCTCAACTACAGTCTGCTGGGCAAAAGCGGCTGTGGCAGCGGGCGAACGAGTGGGCGTGGCTGTGcgccagtaaaactttattgacaaaaaaCAAGACTTGGTCTCAGGGCCATGGTTTGCCGGCCCTCTTTGATACAAAATAACGCGTGGGGACCGTCTTTACGTGGAGTGGCCTGTAAAgggctctctgaggaggtgacctCTGGGCTGGAAAGGTGGCAGGGAGGCAGCCAGGTGAACAGACAAGACTCAGGCACTTCAGACAGGGTAGGCAGAGGCTGTGGAGTAGGTTCTGAGCGGGAATGCCACGGATCCTCGTAAAAGGAAGGTTCGAGTGGCTCGCGAGCGGGGGCCGGGCGAGAGGGCACAGGTGGAAGCAAGGAGGGCAGGTGGGTGCACACGGGGGTGATGGGGGCTGGCACCGGGGGTGACGGTGGACGTGGAGTCTTTTTGTCCCTTTAGTTGGCTGTTTTAGTCCTTTTCTCAGGCTTTCCAGCCCCTCCCTAGGTCTTTGTCCCCCTCTCTCCAGTCTCTCTACCTGCCCCCTCCTGCCTCTGAGCCTCTCCTCTGAACCCAGCTTTCCCCATCTCCTTTTCTCTGACTGAGTCTTTGTCCCCACTTCTTGCAATCTCTGCCACTTTGGGGTCTCAGTCTCCCCTCTGAATCTCTCTCCAGAGCCTCTGTTCCTTCTCAGGAGAGCTGGCCTTCTCTCCTAGGTGTCTGTCCCTCCTTTCCGGGGTCGGTCCTCCAGGTCTGTTTCTGAACCTCGTTAGTCTTTGGCATCAATGTCTGGATGTGTCTCCATCAGGCAGCATTTCTCCAAGTGCCCTGTGTCTCAGCGTTCATTTTCCCTATTTGCCCCCTACGATGGGAGGGGTGTCCCCCTGCTCACGGATGTCTTGCCTACACTCCATCTCCCGGTTCTCCCCTCTCTTAGCTCGGTGTCTGGGCTGAAGCAGACGTTGTTGGCTGAATCAGAGGCCCTGACCCGCTACAGCCACCGCGTGTTCTCCGCCTGGAACTTTGGACTCAGCGGGGAGGTCCACGTGAGACTCCGCCAGCGCCTGATCCTATACGAGCTGCAGGTGCGCTTAGCGGTGGGGTCCTGTGAGCACGGGGCACCCGAGGGGGCGGGGTTGAGAGAATGGGCGGGGCCTGGGCCAGGGACGGGGCCTCCAGAGAGATGCTGGGCGGAGCTTTCTTCTTAGGAGGCGGGCCTTGAAGGAAAAGGGCTGAAGGCCACTACAGGTATGCCTGACGTCAGGGGTACAGGAAAAAGCGAGCTCAGTTCACAGTTAGGAGCAGGGCGTGGCCAGAAAAGGCTTGGTAGAGTGGAACCGAAACTCCAAAGGCCAGGCAGAAGTGCTGGGCGGGCCCTAGGAGGAGCTTGATGTGTTGGGCGGGGCCTTGGAAGGGCGGAGTCAGTTTTAAATTGTCAATCCGGAGGGTCTTGGATGGGCTGGTCAGGACTATAGAGGTTCTTAGGGAGCCGATGCAACATCAGTTTCCGTTGAGCGTGGACCCCAGGCTGGACCTGGGCCAGTGGAACACAAGTGGACGTCTCTTCCGGCCTTAGGTGGAGCTGGAGGAAGCGCGAGTGCGGCGCAAGGCTGCGGTGCGGACCCTGGGCCAACAAGCCAGGCTGTGGTCGGTGCGCCTGCTGCTCAACCTGGTGGTGCTGGCGCTCCTGGGGGCAGCCTTCTACGGCGTCTACTGGGCTACCGAGACCACTGTGGAGCTGCAGGTGTggggccctgggggaggaaagGCCCTGGGACCTACCTTTCCAAGGGTGGAGGAGACTGAAGCCTGATTCTTGGAGTCTCAGAGAGGAAGGATTGGGGTCCGTgtgtttgtggtggtggtggttatgaTTGGACCGTGGACTTTCAGGGTGCTGAGGGAAGAAGAGGCTGGGGGAGGCTAATGGTAAGCATGGCCCCTGCAGGACCACAGAACCTCTTCTCTTGGTCCACCCTCCCTCCTAGGACAAGCCTCTTATCCAGCGGACGCCAGTACTGAAGCTCGTGGTGGATTACCTTCCGTCCATCTTCATCTCCGTGGCCAACTTCGTGCTGCCCCCTGTGTTCAAGCTCATTGCCCCCCTGGAGGGCTACACCAGGAGTCGCCAGATCGTTTTTATCCTTCTCAGGTTCTGGACTCCTGGCGTGGGCTGGGTCTGGCCAAGGGACATTGGTTCTACCAAATAAGA
Protein-coding sequences here:
- the TMC4 gene encoding voltage-gated chloride channel TMC4, with product MEERPQWGPEAWGSVEGRPAPRAARTGPSLSSVLNELPSAATLRYRGPGVLPWGAEEAEGEEAWGSMQASADAAHQEQPEPGASRELPWPMAARRAHRERLARDRVAQGAGATGAQWTRLIRRSKEKVREGLRSLQPWAWTLKRIGGQFGAGTESYFSLLRFLLLLNVLASVMTACMVLLPTWLEGTPPGPPAPSASSPCGSYNPGSHGLVTFATELFNLLSGEGFLEWSPLFYGFYPPRPRLAITYLCAAFAIGLLYLLLILHRSVSGLKQTLLAESEALTRYSHRVFSAWNFGLSGEVHVRLRQRLILYELQVELEEARVRRKAAVRTLGQQARLWSVRLLLNLVVLALLGAAFYGVYWATETTVELQDKPLIQRTPVLKLVVDYLPSIFISVANFVLPPVFKLIAPLEGYTRSRQIVFILLRTVFLRLVSLLVLLVSLWSKITCGGDAEDNKCKTCGYNYQELPCWETRLGQEMYKLLVFDLLTGLAVILLIQFPRKLLCGLCPGALGRFARTQEFQVPDEVLGLIYAQTVVWVGSFFCPLLPLLNTVKFLLLFYLKKTTLFSTCSPASRTFRASTVNFFFPLVLLLGLAISAVPVLYSIFLIPPSKLCGPFRGQSSIWVAIPESICKLPQTAQSFLFFLGTQAFAVPLLLISSILMAYTVALANSYGRLISELKRQIQTEAQNKVFLAQRAVALSSADRTL